A genomic segment from Gossypium hirsutum isolate 1008001.06 chromosome D04, Gossypium_hirsutum_v2.1, whole genome shotgun sequence encodes:
- the LOC121216095 gene encoding secreted RxLR effector protein 161-like codes for MYLMSYTRPDIAFTVSSLSRFTSNRGENHWKAIVRVMRYLRYTWDYRFHDSREHAVLEGFPGASWISDIQDTKGTSGYVFTLGGGVMSWKSSKKMIITRSIMESEFVALEKSREEAEWLETSWRIFLTGQSLCLQYVYIVTIKKQLVEHKMYYIMVSRDICIVDTIQLDN; via the coding sequence ATGTACCTTATGAGCTATACTAGACCAGATATTGCTTTCACTGTGAGTAGTTTAAGCAGATTCACAAGCAATCGAGGGGAAAACCACTGGAAAGCAATTGTAAGGGTAATGAGATATCTCAGATATACTTGGGACTACAGATTTCATGATTCTAGAGAACATGCTGTCTTAGAAGGATTCCCTGGTGCCAGTTGGATATCTGATATTCAAGATACCAAAGGCACAAGTGGATATGTTTTTACATTGGGAGGAGGAGTTATGTCATGGAAATCCTCAAAGAAAATGATTATAACCAGATCCATAATGGAATCTGAGTTTGTAGCTCTAGAGAAATCTAGAGAAGAGGCTGAATGGCTTGAAACTTCTTGGAGGATATTCTTGACTGGCCAAAGCCTATGCctacaatatgtatatattgtgaCAATCAAGAAACAATTGGTAGAGCACAAAATGTATTATATTATGGTAAGTCGAGACATATGCATCGTTGACACAATACAATTAGACAACTGA